In Thermoprotei archaeon, a single window of DNA contains:
- a CDS encoding GNAT family N-acetyltransferase → MIIIKEVESSKLDDIIKLDRELSWELLDNNVKKELNLDEFAKRHEYMFKKLYNTSIGQQIILGVFDNENLIGYAWIELRLDTISMLPACFIVDIGIKQEYRGKRIGTDLMYEIIKIALNNNARTITLLVEKKNVKAINFYKKFGFKITGYVMEKSLKT, encoded by the coding sequence ATGATCATTATAAAAGAAGTTGAAAGCTCAAAACTCGATGACATTATCAAATTAGATCGTGAATTATCGTGGGAACTACTCGACAATAACGTAAAAAAGGAACTAAACTTGGATGAATTTGCAAAAAGACATGAATACATGTTTAAAAAACTTTATAATACATCAATAGGACAACAAATAATACTTGGAGTATTCGATAATGAGAATTTAATAGGTTATGCGTGGATAGAATTAAGGCTCGACACAATTTCCATGCTACCAGCATGCTTTATAGTAGATATTGGCATAAAACAAGAATACAGGGGAAAAAGGATCGGCACAGACCTCATGTATGAGATCATTAAAATAGCTCTCAATAATAATGCAAGAACAATAACCCTCTTAGTTGAAAAAAAGAATGTTAAGGCTATCAATTTTTATAAAAAGTTCGGTTTTAAAATTACTGGATACGTTATGGAAAAATCGTTAAAGACATAA